CGGTAGGTattgaaaaactagaaagaaTTGAAAGGTTAGCCGCGCGCTTCATTTATAAGTGCTTCCAACGACGTGATTCTCCAATGAGTATGCTGGAAACCGCAAACTTGGAACCACTAACTGATCTAAGAAAAACTGCCAGATTGAATTCCTTTCGCCAACTTTATTACGGGACACTAGGAATACAACCGCGCGATTATATTATTAAGGACACATCTCGAATTTCCCGCCACAGACAGAGCCAGTATTTGAAACCGATCTTTGCACGAACAAACCtatttaaatactcatttttttccCGAAAACAATCATTGATTGGAATGCCCTACCTGGAAATTCCCACTGGTTACAACCACCCACTTGATGTATCTTGTTGACTGTATCCCTTGTATATATTTGAcggttcactttttttttgtatttgcttaCGTAGCCCCCTCCTGCTTGGACAAAAGTCCGCAatattgtgaaaataaataaaataaaataatctttCGAATATCCAAATAAGCGAAGTAATAAGGTTCGTGGAGCCTATTTGTAAGCTAAAGGCTTCTTTTACATTATTTGGATATCGAGATTCTATGTATCCCTTGACGTGAACATGTAAATTAAGCTACATCTGTCACCACGTTAACAGCTCTACGCCAGGTCAACTGGAAACCTTAAAGACGAAAAACCAACGAGAGTGCGCTGAAAtgtagcgcaccttgacaatgaCAACCATGAAAAATGCATCAGAACGTGATCATATGCATACGTAGCAGCTAAAGGCAATAACACAGCACCGCACGTTTTGAAGAAATCTAGAAAGTGGTGAGACTCAAAAAAATTACTTTCTCTTAACAGAAACAGAGAGCCTTTCGGCTGCCTAAGCCGAGACACGCTTATACTCAACGGTTGGTGACTCTTGCGCGTAAGTGACGTCCTGCCTTTGCTTCTTCAGCAACTGCGTCGTGTGCGCCACAGCCGCGGTTCTGCTGCACCAGAATCATTCAAAGGGGTCTTCACTTTCGCCAGTATTGCTCGCTGTAGGCTGCACAGACTCTTGCTGCTCCCTCATCGTGTTCGAAGGAAAAGAATATTCCCGCCCTTCGAATAGTGAATTTTCGAAGAGATGAGAATCAAATGCCAATAACTATTCCATTCGAGCCATAATGCTCGAAATGTTCGCGCCACTTATTTATAGCGTTAGCCCGATTAGCGATGCAGCACGCCAGTTCTAACTGCTGCAGTGCAGTACGAACAGCGTCCTGCCAGATGCGAGGCACGTCGCCACGGTGGATGGAGCACCAGGTGGGAAAGCTGTTGGCGCGTCTCAGCGTCCGATATTACGATTTAGCGTTGCGTTTACTCCCGGTTCCGCTTAGACCTGTGTATGCATCAAGGTATGGCATGTATATATGCACAGCTGTTTAGTAAGAACGCTAACGTGTGTGCGCCCAACGCCTACATCCACAGTTGAAACCACACCccgggctctctctctctccggcacAGCCGGTTCAGTGGAACGGGACACTACTCGGCTTCGCCATTCTTGCAGCAAAACGTACTCCGCATTTCTGCAGACTTTCTAACCCTCTGTGCACCGGCCGTGAATCCCTGCCAACCCTTCGACAGAAGGAAGGCTTCGGAGCCGTTGACTGCGCGAACATGCCTTGAGTGCCCTCTTAATTGCCGCAGCAATAAATGTACAAAAGAAAGCCAGCATTAGCTGTCCCCCAAACTCGTTGGTTTATGAAAGCTTAGGGTTGATCAAGCTAATGACATAGTGAATTTCGGGCAGATACTTTAGCGACGTTCTGGACGCGAACCTATCATGCTAGGCACGCTACCTGCGGCTTGGAAGGACGCAGTCAGAGCAAGCGGAAATGCATATAATCGCTCAATAATGCGCTgtgtagaacgacagaaagctgagctagttggtaaggattcattatgcaaaatagaagtgaggcgtgcagacaggacacaagagtagagaagtggacaacacgaatgccgactatcaactgaagggagcactgaggcgaaaaaagaaagaagaacgctcacgctgtatttcggattgcattgctagcattaaacaatcaaattctcattctaagacgcctgaccctgtccgaccgttagctgattaccttgtggagcataaacttagaccagtaataactgacaaggaaggttatttcgtaattatgccagatgacatgttctcagaaaaagcgatttcagccatagaaaagaatttgcagccagtcaaactcaagccttcggtagttaagcaacgtgcggttgacctcttgtcaagacataatcttgataggcttgtctgtaatgtaaagaaagctaaatccctcaccttagaactgtttttctcggccaagacccataaacaagaaatttcttttcgtgctatagtgtcagagaaagggacgtggcaggtctgtgtcgctagttacctacagaactgcctagcttcactagatttttcagacccctttcgcatacgtaattctcaggcactagttcagtatttgagagaggaaaattctggtgattgtacagcttttagtatggatatcgaagacctgtattattccttgccgcatgacgggttgctaaattccgcaAATgaatgcattaaagaacaagtgcaagggtcggcttttattgacagatgcggtgtttctaggggagcttttctagaaattctttcaatgtacttgaagtcgacgctgattgggtggagagatggcgtttttctgcagaaatcaggcatttgtattggctcaaaggttgcacctgttcttagcaacatttacctgagtaaggttgacaactgcttagagaaagccttaggtgatagcgttatcaagatatttcgttacgttgatgattgcctgattttctgcaatagggaagaattagATTGCggtgctacctcagtaagtgagcaatttaaactttatgggggaggattaaagtttaccaaggaatttcctcagcgacgcgtaattcagtttcttgacatttccttgatcttcgaacaaaatcatgtttgttggcagtactccccaagatcttcgaagccgttgctaaactttcaatccaagcattctaaattagttaaaaacggaattgccatgtcgtgccttaagtttTCCCTCAcaagatcctgcatgcacaaaatgagcgccagttttaatgcgcaggtccggcgcctattaggaatttcctcagcgacgcgtaattcagtttcttgacatttccttgatcttcgaacaaaatcatgtttgttggcagtactccccaagatcttcgaagccgttgctaaactttcaatccaagcattctaaattagtaaaaaacggaattgtcatgtcgtgccttaagtttTCCCTCAcaagatcctgcatgcacaaaatgagcgccagttttaatgcgcaggtccggcgcctattagaagcaggttatcctagtgtagcggtggccactgtggctgagcgcctaaagaagtcggtttcgagagggacggacgtgattacagaaagcagtaagagcaaaaaaagagtagtgactattccgtatattcattaagtgtcgcacaggcttaaaaaagttgctagcaGATATGATGATAATGTTGCttactgctcccaataagctaggtaagatatgcgcagccgtacagaataaaaaggagcgggtagaAGGCAAAAaaggaacagatatttgtccagtgaagcacaataagaacaacagttttactgactgtcgtatgggtgtggtttataaaattccccttagctgtggccagttctacgtagggcaaacgggacggtgtatcgatcagaggctaatggaacataaaaggtcgttaatcggtgcatcgccttctaatctttcgctacattgccgagattgtaactgcacgccagagttagatgaatgcgcgatattgcacaggcataagaatgaagatacgcgtcttatggtagaggcatggcatatctgtaatggtggaagtgcgagCGTGAGtgagccttcgattactttacataaggaagagattaagtgccttaacagttatctctcacatagaccggcacgtgtacccgattgacacgtggtgttaccattcctgagcatgcgcagatgagttttgagtcttgtttcttttttcgcctcagtgctcccttcagttgatagtcggcgttcgtgttgtccacttctctactcttgtgtcctatctgcacgcctcacttctattttgcataatgaatgcgCTGTGGCAACATTGCGAGAGAGGGGACCGCATACGTGGCGCACTGTGACGAGTAAACTTTTCATGGCGTCAGTTTGCCACAATTGCGCAACGATTAGGAAGTTGCAGTGTTTCAGCTGCGACTGAAATGTCGCAAGCACCACACATATCTTTGGTTAATATTTATTCTTTTGTAAGCATACAATGATGCCGTAGTATGGTATGCCGTAAATATTTCTTTACTTAAGGAGTTGGTAAAGGTTTCGCTTCCAAGACATTTCAAGCCACAATAACACATGAAGCTCCTTCTTGTCTTTTTTACTGTCTGGCTTCAAGCTAAGATCATCAAGCAAAGAACTAAATTCATTCGTCAAGCACAAGGAAATATAGTGAACTTTCAGAAGCATTTCACATACAAAAGATGGGGGCTGACTGTGTACTATAGCCTTTTATGTCTTTGTTAGTTTCTGAGATGGAAATACTTGGTAATCTATTTCATATAACTTAACACGCGCACGCAGATTAcctttctgcgtttttttttaataaactgcAATAAGGGCAGTAAAGACAAGACACGTCTGTCTTGTCTTTACTGCCCTTATTGTGCTGTAGAACACCTTACGTAAATTTCAGCATCATccccatcaccatcatcagcctattttttgtccactgcaggacgaaggcctctccctgcgatctacaattaTCCCCTCTCTTGCGTCAACCGATTACAACTgccgcctgcgaatttcctaatttcatcgctccacctagtcttctgccgtcatcgagtgcgcttccgttctcttgccaccaattctgtaaccctaaGGGACCAACCGTTATCTAATTTCCGAATTACAttacctgctcagctccattctttgctcttaatgtcaattaaaatatcggctatccccgtttgctctctgatccgcacctatctcttcctgtcccttaaagttatgcctagcgttcttcgttccattgctcagtgaacggtccttaacttgtactcaagcttctttgtcagtccccaagtttctgcgccatatgacagtaaaatgcactgattgtatactttccttttcaatgataacggtaaactCTCAGTCAGCAGCTCACGATTTCTGCCGAATGCGAGcgaatccatttttattcttctgtgaatttcattctcatggtcagggttcgcTACGAGTAATTGACccaagtaaacgtactcctccatcgactctagaggctggctggtGATCCTGAACCATTGTTCCCTTGCAAGTCTATGGATCATTATCCTGTTTTCTGCGTACTAATATTCAACCCCacccttacactttctctgttatggtcctcaatcatttgttgtaactcctccccaatgttgctgaacagtacaatgtcatctacaaaccgaaggttgctgagatattcaccattgATCTCACTacaaagccttcccagtttaatagcctgactactacttccaagcacgcagtgaggtTGTGTCTCGTTGTCTGATCCATTTCTTATAGGCATCTTTCTACTTTTCCcgtggagaattagggtagctatgcaatctctgtagatattttccaagatatttacgtaagcctccatTACTCCTTgtttacgtaatgcctctataactACTCGTAAttctactgagtcaaatgcatTATGGTAATCTATGAAAGGcttatagagaggctgattgtactctgcggatttctcaattacctgagtGATGACATGTATgcgatccattgcagagtatttCTTCCTGAAGCCTTTCCCTTCCTTCCTACAGCCTTCGcacagcctgttcccttggtcaagtgaagtccagtgttgccctcattctacTGGAAATTGGTGAATATTTATATAAAACAGGAAGTAAGCTATTGCGCCtataatttttgcatttctttaccatctcccttcttgcggattagtataatgttggcattcatCCAGATCTCTAGGACCCTTGAGGAGGCGAGACAGTTCGTATAGAggtccgccagtttttcaagcatgtcACATCAATTTGAGACACTTGTTTTGGTCAGCGTTACCTGATGACGTATACACGTCGCCCCAAAGGGGTAACTTCGTGTGGTGGACGACACTGCTTTACGTGAGTTATGAATTGAGCTGCAATTGAGTGACCATGCTAAAGGTGTACATCAAGCGCGGCTAGTTTCTTATACGTGCGTCAGCATAAGGATTTTCATGGTAAGAAAGTGGTTGGCTAAATGCACTTCAGATTGCATTTTCCAAGCGATCTGAATAAATTCTCGAAAGAGCAGGCCATGGACTCCATTAATCATGTGGAAATGCTAATGGCACTAAACTGGTTCTTCAGGCTTGTAACATGCCAGGGAATGAAAATGCAATCTTGGGACACCAGCCGTCTACTTCTCGCATATATAAACAATTATTGCGACGCGATCGCATGCCCTGTCCAGCTTGCCATATGCACGGTCTTACCGCTGAGAATATTGTAGGCATCTTGTTTTCAAGAGGCGTTGCATTTCTAAGAAAGATCTTTCATTCAATTTTCGTCGTGTTGTTACTCTCGAGCGTCCGCTTGCTCTCACTTCTTCGCGTCTTCAAATGCTAATTGGTCTTGTGATGAAATTCGCCACTGCACGACGGAAGTCCATGTCATAACGTTTTATTTAGGACTACTTCCATCGTTGCTCTACTGATATGTCGGGCAGTCATTTCTTACAGCCTCGTGCCAATGTAGGCAAAAGCTCCATTACGTTAGCGATTCAATGCGTCACTTCCTTATTCATTTACCGTAAGAATTTCGACGTTACCGTTGCGCGCACATGCAGCACAGTGTGCTCGCTTCGTTTACGCTCTTACCTTAACTCCTTCATTGTCAATTGCACTGATGAGCGCTCGAGCGTACAGGTACAAGATGCCGCCGTGCAACATGGCTTTAGTGCCATCCGGATAGTATAGCGGTGGTGCCAGTGTTCCGAGGGAGAGGGACAGGTGGTTGCGCACCTGCACGTAGTCCGCGTACGGCAGCTGAGTGTTGTCGCCCAGGAGCAGCTCCTCTTCGGCCGCCTCGGAGCCGAACAGCTCGCGTTGGCTACGACGCGTCTCGACCCAAAACTCGGTAAACGATGGAGCGCTGTCGGTGAAGTTTCTGTACACTTTCTCCAGTGCCTCCGCATTGAGGAATTTGCTTGAGGGCCACAACACGGTGCGCACGTTCTCTAGCTTTTCTACGGCAACTTGTGTTGTCTTGCTTTCGAGCCAGGTAGAAGCCTTCGTTTTCTCAATGGCGACCTGCGAGGGTTTATCGCATGCAATAGCTGAACAACCTAAGATCCATCTTCAGTAGGTTTGTTCAATCTTCACATAATTGCTTGCTGCCTTCCTAGAAATTGTACACATGTCAGTAGAAGGAGCCGCGTATAGCTCTTACCAACCGATCGATGTTTAATCGTATTTATGTGAAGGAGAACGACGAACCACCAAACCGTTCTAAGAAGCAAGTCTTATGCTATCTTCGGCATCGCGTACGATTATGGTCTAGCTTTGCGAAAGCTCCCCAATGCCCATATATTGATGTTCGCAGTTACAAATGCCATCACACGGTCATGCAACTATTCTCAGATTATCATTGTGAATGGCAGTAGAAGACCCAATATCGttataaaaacaagaaaagctgGGACCACAGTGCGCATTTCTACTAAAGCGCTTCTTTGAAATTGCTGAGCTCTCAGCCAGCTTCAGACGAGCGACCAGCATTTTGGCTTGGCGCTGTGTGACGTCTAGAAATCAGGAGCGACCACTGCGCCGTCTGCTTCGAAACTAGTTCAAGGCCAATTCGGACGTGTTGCTCCGCACGCTCTGGCACAAAGCGGCGCCGCAGGGGCGTCCTCGTTCAGTTGCGCCTGCATTTACTTCACTCGCGCCACAAAAAGTAGCAGCAAACTCCCCAACGTACATGCGAAAAGGAAACGACGCATGGTGACCATGGTGTGTTTCCAGCTACTGCAATGGCATTCGGTGTTTGCGGTActcaaaagcacggccttcgataTATAAGCTCCCGTTATCTGAGGAAGCCGCCTCCGGTGGTGCCAATTCATTTCGTCTACACAGTGTTGCCACATTGTTTTACTGTTTATTTAGTGATTTTAAGTAATTCAAATACAAAGTTTCTACAGCATCGACAGCGCTCAAAATTTGTTGTTGTGCTGTGGTGCGCGTACGGCGCGTACGGTTTATTATGCAATGCATAATTGAGGCTTGAAAATTTCGTGTCCCGGCTTGTTTTAAAAAAGCAAATCCGAGGTTTCAATTAGACACGTCATATCCGGTACGGCGCATGAATTAATTGCTCAAGCGCGAACATCTGCCTCTCGTAATTTCCTTTCATCTGCTATACTATTCGTTCAAATAGTTAAGCGTTTCATCGATAATTCCATATCAGAGAACCATTTTCCATACAACCATATACAAATTCACAAATGCGAACATCATCCAATTTCAACGACAGCGTCATCGTATCACCTGCATCGTACTGAATTACAAAACAAGAGAACAAGACAGTTGTTCAGTGATTAAGGTGAACATAAACTTACTCACTCGAGGAACATTTAGTGGCTCACCATCTCGCTGAACTCCAGGAATGCAATCGTGTCTCAAACATACAATTTTTAGGGCAGTACAGTTATTAATTGTTGTAAGATATTACGCTCAAGGAACGTTTTGCAGCACCACTAACGATCAATTTTACATGAGGCATTGAGCCCATGCGCGTGAAAACGAGACATGGGCCACAGCGAAAGCTTATGCATGACTAAGCTAAAAACTTAATTTCCATCAGGCTTATGAGAACATATCGGATGGGGATCTTCACTTCTTGCGAAGCCCCTATACATGAAGCTTTCGCGTAACAGGACTAATGGTCATCACTAAGTAACAACATATAGCTCTTGCATCACACATGCAAAATCAAGGTGATTGGCCTATGAAAACCTAATTGCACAAGCATGACGGATAAAGTCGATTTTCCTTATGCTTCTCTTAATGAAAGCAGTGTGTCGACCACTTCATAACGCCTAAATACTTCATTGTGCCATATATAATACATTTTTCGCAGTGCTACAATACAGACGAATGTTAAGAGATTATTTTCCCGTTAACTCTCAccgcttccagaaaaaaaaaagcgatgacaAGCCATCGACAAATGGTATTCTGAGAAGTCAGAAAATCGTTTAATGGCAGAGAGGCGAAGAGTTCCCAAACATATGCATTAGGCTTCACTCTGCGGTTTGCAAGAATAATCTACGCATCAACATTCTATATTCTGCGCGTTAGCCCATCTCAGCCAAATAAGTCGTGATCTTTAAACATTCGTTTTTAGACGCTGACGGACGACACACGGcaggcataaaagaaaaaaaaacggagtgATCTAAGTGTATACTGGCGTATCATGCGTTATTCAAGGCAAATATTCAAGGCCAATTCAAGGCCAATATTATATAGTGCAAATACAAGAAAATGGTGGAGGATATTGCGATATAGAAATTTCGCTAAAATTTTATACCTGCTTTTGTAGGAAACAAAGTGGCTCGCAGTGCAGTTCCTTGCTTTTTTGCCGCCAACCACACGATACACCAACAATTTTACGTTTTCTAAAAATTCTGACCACGTTTCATTCATTAACTCGCATCCGCGTGTTGGAAGGTAAAACGGGCTTGCTTGGGGCTGTATTCTGTTGCGGCCACTCTGATACCAAATGAAGTTAGCCATTAGAAAGACAAGTCATTTTCCACTGTTGGTATGTGCCGACCTCGCGAATGGCCAGTTTCTAGGGTTCTCATTTTTCGGTTTTGCAGTCTCTCTTGGTTGATGCCATAAAATGTCTACGGCAGCTACATGCGTATCATCACACTCACCTGTACGATGCCGGCTAGGTGTTCGTCGATGCGTTGCCGCTCGCCTTCCGAGAAATGCGCTACAGTGGCCATAGCGGCGACAAGGAGCTTGTAGCTTGGCTCGACCTGGCCAGCGCAGAAGCGAGGCTGTTCGTTTTTCGCTCGGTGATCACTGCCGTGGAACACAAGAAGAACGGCCCTGGGGTCGGCCACCGCCGCATACGCTTGCATAAACAACCACGACAGGTGGTTCAGTACAGCCTTATCGCCGACTTGGTTGATGATACGCATGATACTTGTGAACTCGGCAATGTCGCTCACAAGCAGCAAGTCATCCATTGTAACAGGCGGATCAATTTTCATCACTGCATTGAACATCTTCATTACGTGCTTTCCTACAGGAACCTGGGATCTCTGGTCAATGTCCCTGAGTGAGAACAACGCCGGAACGCGTGCGCTGCAAGGGCACGACGGTACCAAGGTGTTGAAAACGTCTTGAAGCATGTTGTATGTTTCCAGCATCTCTTGAACCTTGGGATGACTGCTTGTGTCGTTAGAAAAAAGATTAAAAAGATCGTCGTAGACACTCTGAAAGTACATCTTCGGTATACCATTAATGGTGGCCTTCCAAAGCAGCATACGCTCGTTAGGGGCAAAAAAGATTCGCCTTTGTTTTCCTTTAGGAAAAGCCGAGAGGACCTTCAGGGTGAACCAGAGGTGCACGTTCCAATTGAAAGAGAGGTCGAAGAGGACCTTCGCAGGAGGAACTGGTTGTTGCAGGTTGTTTGGCCAATCAATGCCGCGTGCGTGCATGAATTCTTTCATGGGCAGGAGGTCCGACCTCGTCTGCCCCATGCAGCTTTCCAACATGGCATCGACTTTCTTGCCTACGGGGAAGTGGACAGCACCCTTAGTAAGTACCACCGGAAGCTGCTGCGACCACGACAGGAGCATATCAGACATCTCAGAGCGTGATATGAAAAAATCGTTTCGGGGTTTCCAGCGCTTACACACATGACCACCAAAATCGTCACAAGGGTCCACGCTGTTGTCCAGCTGATTTTCTATTCGATACCTGGGAATGAACAAGAAAATAGGCGTCAAACTTTAGGCAGCACTCACAGCATGTCCATCTGCGTCAAGGCTAATTATTCGAAAAATCACTATTAGGCTTATGCACTAAATATATTTGTTCTCTTTCATCAGGTTTGTTTTGGAGCAGTGGTCATGTTCAAGAGAGCTAGCAGGTGTACGCGATGGTCTCTTCTTTGAGAAAGCGCGGATATTTTCTCCAGATGCTGAAATGCTGCGCTCTTTCACGCCGTACATGAACAGCCGACAAAAAAATAAGATGTTTTTAGCACCGAAACGTGAAAAAGTTAAACTTCCTCACGACTTCTGAATGCTGCGGTCGCGAGGAAGAAAGCATTCAGTTAACTGTATAGCCTAACAACATGACTTGAGCACAGACGGTATTTCGATAGCTGCGTAGCCCTAACAGAGGGTAACATGTCATGCGTCGACAGTAACATGCTCGAATAGTTTTTAATAATTAGGCGTGCAGAACTAGTATTGCTCACTCCTCAAAAGCTGTCAGAGGCACAGTCCAGTTTGTAAGAAACGTGACCAGTTCACG
The sequence above is a segment of the Dermacentor variabilis isolate Ectoservices chromosome 7, ASM5094787v1, whole genome shotgun sequence genome. Coding sequences within it:
- the LOC142588708 gene encoding endothelin-converting enzyme 2-like — protein: MSSSAKKNNDACHQNGAAAAAKPRHGENALTTAASTAPAGHTATSRVLTAEKSGAVSGRNIRHRHLLHSKSQPAPRGNPSMSSPSVGSAGGVSSSGTHLATNPGVSTQETKTLAQQDVPSCAAESNGAPAAHLTREPDQAVPVPSTSSDTVSPAAPSTSPRRPGSSLAPSRVSDIYEALAKLSPSPDKKAQGKELMPFISPVKSRKEPPTSNVESPKSAAIRKSAVSFEMKAVTTTLFIMIVLSTAFLLLPRRKQQLMLICITEGCHQHRYRIENQLDNSVDPCDDFGGHVCKRWKPRNDFFISRSEMSDMLLSWSQQLPVVLTKGAVHFPVGKKVDAMLESCMGQTRSDLLPMKEFMHARGIDWPNNLQQPVPPAKVLFDLSFNWNVHLWFTLKVLSAFPKGKQRRIFFAPNERMLLWKATINGIPKMYFQSVYDDLFNLFSNDTSSHPKVQEMLETYNMLQDVFNTLVPSCPCSARVPALFSLRDIDQRSQVPVGKHVMKMFNAVMKIDPPVTMDDLLLVSDIAEFTSIMRIINQVGDKAVLNHLSWLFMQAYAAVADPRAVLLVFHGSDHRAKNEQPRFCAGQVEPSYKLLVAAMATVAHFSEGERQRIDEHLAGIVQVAIEKTKASTWLESKTTQVAVEKLENVRTVLWPSSKFLNAEALEKVYRNFTDSAPSFTEFWVETRRSQRELFGSEAAEEELLLGDNTQLPYADYVQVRNHLSLSLGTLAPPLYYPDGTKAMLHGGILYLYARALISAIDNEGVKINPQGEIVPTWLSENVQSTYEERTLGCLPGNVSIFPEVPAIEVAYEAFRRHMKENDTNLSEVRVIGNGPLYNEQQPGALLIRPWIAH